A genomic region of Halomonas aestuarii contains the following coding sequences:
- a CDS encoding arsenate reductase (azurin) large subunit, which translates to MSQFKDRIPLPPVDAQKTNMTCHFCIVGCGYHVYKWPANREGGRAADQNALKLDFTQQLSPLQVTMTPAMVNRIKDHDGSEHTIMIVPDKACHVNQGLSSTRGGQMASVMYSESTPVGERRLKYPLRYTGDDWVESNWQQSMALYAGLTQRILDNDGPDQLFFNLFDHGGAGGGFENTWATGKLIFSGLQTPMVRIHNRPAYNSECHATRDMGIGELNNSYEDAEVADVIFSIGGNSYETQSNWFLAHWEPNLRGANVGKKHEWFPDESVARGKVILVDPRRTPTVAVCETIAGKENVLHLAIQPGTDTALFNGLLSYVVDQGWHDAAFIAANTSGFDDMLAANRLDLDECSRITGVERADIVKAAEWAYKPKADGHAPRTLHAYEKGVIWGNDNYRIQSSIVNLAVATHNVGRRGTGVVRMGGHQEGYTRPPYPGGRPAPYIDQELIKGNGMMLTVWACNAFQTTVNAETYRQVIKRRANIVNQAMAEARGSTTEELIDIVYDAIKHQGGLFIVDIDLYRTTFAQYAHLVLPATHPGEMNLTSMNGERRLRLSERFMDPPGLAKPDCLIAAEMANALRQRYEAAGNPAMAERFAGFDWSTEEDAFNDGFRMAHEKKIDSQGGPTGHLATYERLRQAGNNGVQLPIKEYRDGKLIGTEMLYTDNRFDTEDGKAHFQASPWNGLPKMVQQQKDSHDFWINNGRTNQIWQTAYHDQHLAFRKGRFPMAPIEINPEDADTLGIANGDIVEVYNDVGTTMAMAYLEPDLERGQVFMMFGYPNGIQGDVVTEWTDRNIIPYYKGTWASIRRVGENPAYLRDVSFKRRRYS; encoded by the coding sequence ATGAGCCAGTTCAAGGACCGTATTCCCCTTCCCCCGGTGGATGCACAGAAAACCAACATGACCTGTCACTTCTGCATCGTGGGCTGTGGCTACCATGTCTACAAATGGCCGGCGAACAGGGAGGGAGGACGGGCAGCCGATCAGAACGCCCTGAAGCTGGATTTCACCCAGCAGCTGTCCCCCCTGCAGGTGACCATGACGCCGGCCATGGTCAACCGGATCAAGGATCATGACGGCAGCGAACACACCATCATGATCGTTCCCGACAAGGCATGCCACGTGAACCAGGGCCTGTCCTCGACACGAGGGGGACAGATGGCCAGCGTGATGTATTCGGAAAGCACCCCGGTCGGCGAGAGGCGGCTCAAGTATCCGCTGCGCTATACCGGCGACGACTGGGTGGAGAGCAACTGGCAGCAGTCCATGGCCCTGTACGCGGGGCTGACCCAGCGGATCCTCGACAACGACGGGCCGGACCAGCTGTTCTTCAACCTGTTCGACCATGGCGGCGCCGGCGGCGGCTTCGAGAATACCTGGGCCACCGGCAAGCTGATCTTCAGCGGTCTGCAGACGCCGATGGTCAGGATTCACAACCGCCCTGCCTACAACTCGGAATGCCACGCCACCCGGGACATGGGGATCGGCGAGTTGAACAACAGCTACGAGGATGCCGAGGTCGCAGATGTCATCTTCTCGATCGGCGGCAACTCCTACGAGACCCAGTCCAACTGGTTTCTGGCCCACTGGGAGCCGAACCTGCGTGGCGCCAATGTCGGCAAGAAGCATGAATGGTTTCCCGACGAGAGCGTCGCCCGCGGCAAGGTCATCCTGGTCGATCCGCGACGCACCCCGACCGTGGCCGTCTGCGAGACGATCGCCGGCAAGGAGAATGTCCTTCACCTGGCGATCCAGCCCGGGACCGATACGGCACTGTTCAACGGACTTCTGAGCTATGTGGTCGACCAGGGCTGGCACGATGCGGCCTTCATCGCGGCGAACACCAGCGGCTTCGACGACATGCTGGCGGCCAATCGCCTCGACCTCGATGAGTGCAGCCGAATCACCGGCGTGGAACGCGCCGATATCGTCAAGGCGGCCGAGTGGGCCTACAAGCCCAAGGCCGACGGCCATGCACCGCGCACCCTGCATGCCTACGAGAAGGGCGTGATCTGGGGCAACGACAACTATCGGATCCAGTCGTCCATCGTCAATCTCGCCGTCGCCACCCACAATGTCGGCCGCCGAGGCACCGGCGTCGTCCGGATGGGCGGCCACCAGGAGGGTTACACGCGCCCGCCCTACCCCGGTGGCCGCCCGGCCCCCTACATCGACCAGGAACTCATCAAGGGCAATGGCATGATGCTGACGGTCTGGGCCTGCAATGCCTTCCAGACTACCGTCAATGCCGAGACCTACCGTCAGGTGATCAAGCGCCGGGCCAATATCGTCAACCAGGCAATGGCCGAGGCCCGTGGCTCCACCACCGAGGAGCTCATCGATATCGTCTACGACGCCATCAAGCATCAGGGCGGACTGTTCATCGTCGATATCGACCTCTACCGCACCACCTTTGCCCAGTACGCCCACCTGGTGCTTCCCGCCACCCATCCCGGCGAGATGAACCTCACCTCGATGAACGGCGAGCGCCGCCTCCGGCTCTCCGAGCGCTTCATGGACCCTCCGGGCCTCGCCAAGCCCGACTGCCTCATCGCCGCCGAGATGGCCAACGCCCTCCGGCAGCGCTACGAGGCCGCCGGCAACCCCGCCATGGCGGAGCGGTTCGCCGGGTTCGACTGGTCCACCGAGGAGGACGCCTTCAACGACGGCTTCCGCATGGCGCACGAGAAGAAGATCGACAGCCAGGGAGGTCCCACCGGTCACCTGGCCACCTATGAGCGCCTGCGCCAGGCGGGGAACAACGGTGTCCAGCTGCCGATCAAGGAATACCGTGACGGAAAGCTCATCGGCACCGAGATGCTGTACACCGACAACCGCTTCGATACCGAGGACGGCAAGGCGCATTTCCAGGCGTCGCCCTGGAACGGCCTGCCGAAGATGGTCCAGCAGCAGAAGGACAGCCACGATTTCTGGATCAACAACGGCCGGACCAACCAGATCTGGCAGACGGCCTATCACGACCAGCACCTGGCCTTCCGCAAGGGTCGGTTCCCGATGGCCCCGATCGAGATCAACCCAGAGGACGCCGACACCCTGGGGATCGCCAATGGCGATATTGTGGAGGTCTACAATGACGTCGGCACCACCATGGCCATGGCCTACCTGGAACCGGACCTGGAGAGGGGGCAGGTGTTCATGATGTTTGGCTACCCCAACGGGATACAGGGCGACGTCGTCACCGAGTGGACCGACCGCAACATCATTCCCTACTACAAGGGCACCTGGGCCAGCATCCGTCGGGTCGGGGAGAACCCCGCCTACCTGCGCGATGTCTCCTTCAAGCGCCGGCGATACTCCTGA
- a CDS encoding arsenate reductase (azurin) small subunit, with the protein MPHLSRRNFLKLTGSSAAVGTLSLSPITHAQQDGNNAAPGNTTLPYPRDVIARLGDLKPNQPLSFHYPDDRSPCVVIRKGRAVKGGVGPKRDVVAFSTQCTHMGCPVSYDQASETFKCPCHYSIFDPDNAGQMVIGQATENLPRIVLEYDEAEDVILAVSVDGLIYGRQANII; encoded by the coding sequence ATGCCACACCTGAGTCGACGCAACTTCCTGAAGTTGACGGGCAGCAGTGCCGCGGTGGGAACGCTCTCGCTGTCCCCCATCACGCATGCCCAACAGGACGGGAACAACGCCGCCCCTGGCAACACCACGCTTCCCTACCCGCGTGACGTCATCGCAAGGCTCGGCGACCTGAAGCCCAACCAGCCCCTGAGTTTCCACTACCCGGACGATCGCTCTCCCTGCGTAGTCATTCGCAAGGGACGGGCAGTCAAGGGAGGCGTGGGTCCAAAGCGGGACGTGGTGGCCTTCAGCACCCAATGCACGCATATGGGGTGCCCGGTCAGTTACGACCAGGCGTCGGAGACGTTCAAGTGTCCCTGCCACTACAGCATCTTCGATCCCGACAATGCCGGCCAGATGGTCATCGGCCAGGCAACGGAGAACCTGCCAAGGATCGTGCTCGAGTACGACGAGGCCGAGGACGTCATCCTGGCCGTGTCGGTCGATGGCCTGATCTACGGCCGCCAGGCCAACATCATCTGA
- a CDS encoding thiolase family protein, which produces MPSRDVVICHPVRTAIGTYAGSLKDTPATDLGARVIQETLSRSGLAADKVESLTMGHVIQAGCRMNSARQAGIAGGLPVEVPALTVNRVCGSGAQAVASAAMEIWSGMADCAIAGGMENMDRAPYLVPQGRWGARMGDVTMFDSMLLDGLHDPFSNKHAGWHTEDLVSRYHISRDDQDAWALRSQLNFSKAQEMGDFDAEIAPVELTTRKGTISFARDEHNRGDTTAESLARLKPAFRKDGTITAGNAPGLNSAASAMIVAERDWAERQGLTPMARLVSFGVGGVEPDYFGIGPVPAVKQALERAGWSVGDLDRVEINEAFAAIALACLRELGLPEDIVNVEGGAIAHGHPIGATGAVLTTRLLHAMQRNGQRRGIVTLCIGGGQGIALALETL; this is translated from the coding sequence ATGCCTTCACGCGACGTCGTCATCTGTCATCCGGTCCGCACCGCCATCGGCACCTATGCCGGTAGCCTCAAGGACACCCCTGCCACGGACCTGGGCGCGCGGGTCATTCAGGAGACCCTGTCCCGATCCGGCCTGGCCGCCGACAAGGTAGAGTCGCTGACCATGGGGCATGTGATCCAGGCCGGCTGCCGCATGAACTCGGCTCGCCAGGCCGGTATCGCCGGGGGGCTGCCCGTGGAAGTGCCTGCGCTGACGGTCAACCGCGTCTGCGGCTCCGGCGCTCAGGCCGTGGCCAGTGCCGCCATGGAGATCTGGAGCGGCATGGCCGACTGCGCCATCGCCGGCGGCATGGAGAACATGGACCGCGCGCCCTACCTAGTGCCCCAGGGCCGCTGGGGGGCGCGCATGGGTGACGTGACCATGTTCGACAGCATGCTGCTGGACGGCCTCCACGACCCCTTCAGCAACAAGCACGCCGGCTGGCATACCGAGGACCTGGTCAGCCGCTACCATATCTCCCGGGACGACCAGGACGCCTGGGCCCTGCGCTCCCAGCTGAACTTCTCGAAGGCGCAGGAGATGGGCGATTTCGACGCCGAGATCGCCCCCGTCGAGCTCACCACCCGCAAGGGCACCATCAGCTTCGCTCGGGACGAACACAACCGCGGCGACACCACCGCCGAGTCCCTGGCCAGACTCAAGCCGGCCTTCCGCAAGGACGGCACCATCACCGCCGGCAATGCCCCGGGGCTCAACAGTGCCGCATCGGCGATGATAGTCGCCGAGCGTGACTGGGCCGAAAGGCAGGGCCTCACGCCCATGGCTCGCCTGGTCTCCTTCGGTGTCGGCGGCGTCGAGCCGGATTACTTCGGCATCGGCCCGGTGCCGGCGGTGAAGCAGGCCCTCGAGCGGGCCGGCTGGTCGGTGGGCGACCTCGACCGGGTCGAGATCAACGAGGCCTTCGCCGCCATCGCCCTGGCCTGCCTGCGCGAGTTGGGTCTGCCTGAAGACATCGTCAACGTCGAGGGCGGCGCCATCGCCCACGGCCATCCCATCGGAGCCACCGGCGCGGTGCTGACCACCCGCCTGCTGCACGCCATGCAACGCAACGGTCAACGCCGTGGCATCGTGACCCTGTGCATCGGCGGTGGCCAGGGTATCGCCCTGGCGCTGGAAACCCTCTGA
- a CDS encoding thioredoxin family protein: MKLSIYGKGCRKCEQLTDNARAAAEALGLNVEIEKITDMNAIIDKGVMRTPALGVDGEVVLEGKVASAEEIQRLLEA, encoded by the coding sequence ATGAAACTGAGCATCTACGGCAAGGGCTGCAGGAAGTGCGAGCAGCTGACCGACAACGCCCGGGCCGCCGCCGAGGCGCTGGGCCTCAACGTGGAGATCGAGAAGATCACCGACATGAACGCCATCATCGACAAGGGCGTGATGCGCACCCCTGCCCTGGGCGTCGACGGCGAGGTGGTCCTCGAGGGCAAGGTGGCCAGCGCCGAGGAGATCCAGCGCCTGCTCGAGGCCTGA
- a CDS encoding permease: MPDTQSPPSAPLRLLGLARENPGQIRWLGAVVGIFLLIYYLPAGSARFDNAVLEGIRLTHWYAQEHVILCLLPAFVIAGAMAAYLSQGAVMRYLGPDAPMPVAFGMASVSGTLLAVCSCTVLPLFGGIYRRGAGLGPAVAFLYSGPAINVMAIVVTAKVLGLELGLARAIGAIVFAVVIGVIMHLLYRREEQNRSQGHARGFGDDDDGRPLGQVAAFFGLMVGILVFANWAAADSQAWMAIHAWKWPITGALSLLFGWLLWARWGWPARWLLTLGGAVALAVLLAPGAPELAFAVGITGLMLIALLREDDREWAEQSWDFTKQILPLLLVGVFVAGLLLGRPGEQGLIPSEWVVMAVGDNGLRSTFLASLLGGFMYFSTLTEVPIVQGLLGSGMGKGPALALLLGGPALSLPNMLVIRTILGTQKTLVYCSLVVVMATITGYLYGQLWP, encoded by the coding sequence ATGCCGGATACCCAGTCTCCTCCCTCCGCTCCCCTCCGACTGCTGGGCCTGGCCAGGGAGAATCCCGGCCAGATCCGCTGGCTCGGGGCCGTGGTCGGCATCTTCCTCCTGATCTACTACCTCCCCGCCGGATCCGCGCGGTTCGACAACGCGGTGCTGGAGGGCATCCGGCTGACGCACTGGTACGCCCAGGAACATGTGATCCTCTGCCTGCTGCCGGCCTTCGTGATCGCCGGCGCCATGGCCGCCTATCTGAGCCAGGGCGCGGTGATGCGTTACCTGGGACCCGACGCTCCCATGCCGGTAGCGTTCGGCATGGCGTCCGTCTCCGGCACCCTGCTCGCGGTCTGCTCCTGCACCGTGCTGCCGCTGTTCGGCGGTATCTACCGTCGCGGCGCCGGCCTGGGGCCGGCGGTGGCCTTCCTCTACTCGGGGCCTGCCATCAACGTCATGGCCATCGTGGTCACTGCCAAGGTACTGGGCCTGGAGCTGGGCCTGGCTCGGGCCATCGGTGCCATCGTCTTCGCCGTGGTGATCGGGGTGATCATGCATCTCCTCTACCGTCGCGAGGAGCAAAATCGAAGCCAGGGCCATGCCCGCGGCTTCGGCGATGACGATGACGGTCGCCCACTGGGACAGGTGGCGGCCTTCTTCGGGCTGATGGTGGGCATCCTGGTGTTCGCCAACTGGGCGGCCGCCGACAGCCAGGCGTGGATGGCCATCCACGCCTGGAAATGGCCGATCACCGGGGCGCTCTCGCTGCTGTTCGGTTGGCTGCTGTGGGCCCGCTGGGGCTGGCCGGCACGCTGGCTGCTGACCCTGGGCGGCGCCGTGGCGCTGGCGGTGCTGCTCGCACCCGGCGCCCCCGAACTGGCCTTTGCGGTAGGCATCACGGGCCTCATGCTGATCGCCCTGCTGCGCGAGGACGACCGGGAGTGGGCCGAGCAGAGCTGGGACTTCACCAAGCAGATCCTGCCCCTGCTGCTGGTCGGCGTCTTCGTGGCCGGCCTCCTGCTGGGCCGCCCCGGCGAGCAGGGCCTGATCCCCTCGGAGTGGGTCGTGATGGCCGTGGGCGACAACGGCCTGCGCTCCACCTTCCTGGCCTCGCTGCTGGGCGGCTTCATGTACTTCTCCACCCTCACCGAGGTCCCCATCGTCCAGGGCCTGCTGGGCAGTGGCATGGGCAAGGGGCCCGCGCTGGCGCTGCTGCTGGGCGGGCCCGCCCTGTCACTGCCCAACATGCTGGTGATCCGCACCATCCTGGGCACCCAGAAGACCCTGGTCTACTGCAGCCTGGTGGTGGTGATGGCGACGATCACCGGCTATCTCTACGGCCAGCTCTGGCCGTAG
- a CDS encoding ABC transporter ATP-binding protein: MEPRLRAQDPLRLDRLSIGDLDAVSLTLAPGKILCLSGASGSGKSRLLRAVADLEPHGGEAWLGETAQSSLAGHAWRARVMLLPAESHWWADTVGEHLPDASPADLEALGFTPEVLGWQVSRLSSGEKQRLALVRAISRQPSALLLDEPTANLDDATTQRVEAWLRALIRERGWPVILVAHDPAQIARVADHHWRIVGRRLAEEAGAWA; this comes from the coding sequence ATGGAGCCCCGCCTGCGCGCCCAGGATCCCTTGCGTCTCGATCGGCTGAGCATCGGTGACCTCGACGCCGTCAGCCTGACCCTCGCCCCCGGCAAGATCCTCTGCCTCTCCGGGGCCAGCGGCTCGGGCAAGAGCCGGCTGCTGCGCGCCGTGGCCGACCTGGAGCCCCATGGCGGCGAGGCCTGGCTGGGCGAGACGGCCCAGTCGTCGCTCGCCGGACACGCCTGGCGCGCCCGGGTGATGCTGTTGCCGGCGGAGAGCCACTGGTGGGCCGATACAGTGGGCGAGCACCTGCCCGATGCCAGCCCGGCCGACCTCGAGGCCCTGGGATTCACCCCCGAGGTGCTCGGCTGGCAGGTCTCGCGGCTCTCCTCGGGCGAGAAGCAGCGGCTGGCCCTGGTGCGGGCGATCAGTCGGCAGCCCTCGGCGCTGCTGCTCGACGAGCCCACCGCCAACCTGGACGACGCCACCACCCAACGGGTGGAGGCCTGGCTCAGGGCACTTATCCGCGAGCGGGGCTGGCCGGTGATCTTGGTCGCCCACGACCCCGCGCAGATCGCCCGGGTGGCGGACCATCACTGGCGCATCGTCGGGCGTCGACTGGCCGAGGAGGCGGGCGCATGGGCGTGA
- a CDS encoding ABC transporter permease, with the protein MGVIDLAWWQLALAALMVVALAGCTVVARLEMGRSLLVAAARTVIQLTLVGMVLEALFSAAGLHWVALMALGMLLIAGREVMARQKRRLLGGWAFGIGTMAMFLSSFTVTVLTLTAIIGPDPWYRPQYAIPLLGMMLGNTMTGVALALDRLTDTAWRQRAVIENRLMLGQRWQEAIGDIRREAMRSGMMPMINAMAAAGVVSLPGMMTGQILAGSPPALAVKYQILVMFTITLGTGFGTLAAVAAGSRRLFDGRERLRLDRLAPPKG; encoded by the coding sequence ATGGGCGTGATCGACCTGGCCTGGTGGCAGCTGGCCCTGGCGGCCCTGATGGTGGTGGCGTTGGCCGGCTGCACGGTCGTCGCGCGGCTGGAGATGGGACGCAGCCTGCTCGTCGCCGCGGCGCGCACGGTGATCCAGCTCACCCTGGTCGGCATGGTGCTGGAGGCGCTCTTCTCGGCGGCCGGGCTCCACTGGGTGGCGCTGATGGCGCTCGGCATGCTGCTGATCGCCGGGCGCGAGGTGATGGCCCGCCAGAAGCGCCGGCTGCTCGGCGGCTGGGCCTTCGGCATCGGCACCATGGCGATGTTCCTCTCGTCCTTCACCGTCACCGTGCTGACGCTCACCGCCATTATCGGCCCAGACCCCTGGTACCGGCCCCAGTACGCCATCCCGCTGCTGGGCATGATGCTCGGCAATACCATGACCGGCGTCGCCCTGGCGCTGGACCGTCTCACCGACACGGCCTGGCGCCAGCGCGCGGTGATCGAGAACCGGCTGATGCTCGGCCAGCGCTGGCAGGAGGCCATCGGCGACATCCGGCGGGAGGCGATGCGCAGCGGCATGATGCCGATGATCAACGCCATGGCGGCCGCGGGGGTCGTCAGCCTGCCGGGCATGATGACCGGCCAGATACTCGCCGGCAGCCCGCCGGCCCTGGCGGTGAAGTACCAGATACTCGTGATGTTCACCATCACCCTGGGCACCGGCTTCGGCACCCTGGCGGCGGTGGCGGCGGGCAGCCGGCGCCTCTTCGATGGCCGCGAGCGGCTGCGCCTGGACCGCCTGGCGCCGCCTAAGGGATGA
- a CDS encoding alpha/beta fold hydrolase: MREVRIDTPSGALHARRCRPGDAEGKGSPIVLMHDSLGCVALWRDFPARLAEATGREVIAYDRLGYGRSAPYPGPQPTDFIEEETASFGAVREQLALERFVMLGHSVGGCMAAEIAACHTDGCEALVTVAAQAFTEPRTLAGIREAERGFAEPGRMARLEKHHGHKAGWVLEAWVETWHSAPFAHWTLDASLAGVRCPTLAIHGEHDEFGSLAQPRRIASLTPGPAEPTILPDCGHVPHRECPERLIDAIRPFLTAPTSA, encoded by the coding sequence ATGCGTGAGGTCCGGATCGATACGCCGTCGGGCGCCCTGCACGCCCGGCGCTGCCGGCCGGGCGACGCCGAAGGGAAGGGCAGCCCCATCGTGCTGATGCATGACTCGCTGGGCTGCGTGGCGCTCTGGCGTGACTTCCCGGCCCGGCTGGCCGAGGCCACCGGGCGCGAGGTGATCGCCTACGACCGACTGGGGTATGGGCGATCCGCCCCCTACCCCGGACCGCAGCCCACCGACTTCATCGAGGAGGAGACGGCGTCCTTCGGTGCCGTGCGCGAGCAGCTGGCCCTCGAGCGCTTCGTGATGCTCGGCCACAGCGTCGGGGGCTGCATGGCAGCCGAGATCGCCGCTTGCCATACCGATGGCTGCGAGGCGCTGGTCACGGTGGCGGCCCAGGCCTTCACCGAGCCGCGCACCCTGGCCGGCATCCGCGAGGCGGAGCGTGGCTTTGCCGAACCGGGCCGCATGGCACGGCTGGAGAAGCACCACGGGCACAAGGCCGGCTGGGTGCTGGAGGCCTGGGTCGAGACCTGGCATTCCGCGCCCTTCGCGCACTGGACCCTGGATGCCAGTCTCGCCGGGGTGCGCTGCCCGACGCTGGCCATCCACGGCGAGCACGACGAGTTCGGCTCCCTGGCACAGCCGCGTCGGATCGCCTCGCTCACCCCGGGACCCGCCGAGCCGACGATCCTGCCCGACTGCGGCCACGTGCCCCATCGGGAATGCCCGGAGCGGCTGATCGACGCCATCCGGCCCTTCCTTACCGCGCCGACGTCGGCCTGA